In Pongo abelii isolate AG06213 chromosome 5, NHGRI_mPonAbe1-v2.0_pri, whole genome shotgun sequence, the DNA window ACCCgatatttgatgatattttaaGTCATTTCCCCAAATTTTGGGCCTAGACAATAGGTTTACCGTATCAAATCAAAGTATTACCAAGCCACAGAGAATGATCATTTTAAACAGGTTTGTTGTCAAATTCCTCTCATGGAAATATTGTTATAGTTTTAGTGCcacaaaaataatctttttagttcccaaactgaaacttgtCATTTAAGAAGATTGTGATGGTCCAATATATTCTGTAATAACTTGCCCATTAGAGTTTGGATATTATCCTAGTTTTCTTACATCAgaacaataatatattttggaaataaaacagtcatctgaaatataaatatatttctcactccatgtatttttgttgtttttgctaatATACTCAattgctgtattttatttaattaatttatttttactttttgtagagacaggtcccattatgttgcccaggctagtctgggctcaggcgatcttctcacctcggcctcacaaagtgctgggattataggcatgagccactgcacctggcctcaatcaCAATAATAgacaagaaattatttttcattgattgTGTATTtaaatagtttctatttttttctcgaATCTAAAGTTTGCTATTACTCCactataaataacatttatattggGAATATCTGATTTGTCAGAAGATGAGAGGCTCAAATAACATTTATATTGGGAATATCTGATTTGTCAGAAGATGAGAGGCTCAAAGGGCATACACAGAGACCATGTATAAGGACTCTTGTAACCTTTAAATGCTTTCATTGAGTAACtgaatatattttctcctttcagATTCTGGTTTTAACTCCATTTTGCTGAAATCAAGGaaatatctctttttaaattttatctattatGCCTGCTTATATACTGAGATATTTAGAGTCTTCAGTCAGACTCTAGTAGTGGTTAGGTACATTTACACATAGCAAGGACACATATTTTGTAAATTTGAGTATTTGTCTTCTCATTTATATCATACACTAGTGTAACTAATAGTTCCCTAACCAGTGATACTTGCCAATCAATTATTACAATAAATCAAGTGTTAATTCTACCACATAAACCTTAGCTTCTGTTTcaatatctataaaatgaggaattTATGTCCAACACATTTTCAAGAGCTTGTTTTAGCtgaaactccatttctatgaGTCCATAGCTGAACTTGTTGATATTTAAAAGTCTCCACTAAAGGCTATTGATTCATGGAAATATATCTGTAgaacacaaaatattatttaaccaCCATTCTCTCAAGTATTTCTGTTCATAACAGACTACAAGATACTCTGGTATTGAATCGACCAATTTTTATGCAATTTAtgttgttcattttcattttagattaatattttcttaccttacacttagaaaataaataagcaatttaGCTATTAATTAAGATGCTTTGGTCTCAAATCCTTACTTGACCTTCACCAGGTGTGGGACTATGGGCTTGTTACTTACCTCTCAGTAGCCACAACTATTAAATGGAAATAACACTAGCATTTCCCTTATTGGGATGTTTGAGGATTAAGTGATATAATACACTAAAAATTGTGCCTGGGAACTTAGCATAAAGCCATTGCTTTAGAGAATGTTGATATAACTATTTGTACAGATAATTGTGAAAGTAGAACACAATAAATGTAGCTTTTCCACAGGAGATAAATGTGACAATATATGGTGGAAGGACACTGAACTATATCCTAAAATTAGACAACAGTGATTATTCCTTTCTAGTTATTAACAttagtttgttttgttatttctgCATTCTAGGTAGTCTACATACTATCATAGATTATAATATGCTAAAAAGAACCTTGGCAATCATAAAATCTaactcctttatatatatatatatatatatatatatatatatatatatatatatatatatataatgaaatcagTGGATCTAAACAAattccctaaaaatcacaaaacatatTAGGAACAGAGCTGAGTTTGGAACTCTGTATCAGAGAGCTTTTGCTATGTAACAATCCACCCCCAAACATAgtagcttaaaataataataatttgctttGCTCACAATCCTATGGATTGGTAATTTGAGATGAAATCAGCTTGGTGGATTTTCTGCTGGTCTTTGCTCATGTGTCACAGTCATTTGGTGAGTTGACTAGCATCTGAATTATCTAGGATGATGCCATTCATATGTCCAGGTTAGCAGGCTTTTGGCTAGGGCAGTAGGGGTTCCTGGGCCATGTGTCTCTCATCATCTGGCAGGCTAGTCTGGCCTTATTTATATGCTGACAATGGCAGGGGTCCCAAGAGAAGGAAGGGTGGATGCTGAGCCTCTTGTAGCTTAGGCTTGAACTTGTATAgcttcaattccattgcatcctACTCGTCAGAGCAAGTCATGAGGCCCGCCCAGATTCAAGGGGTGGGGAAATAGACTCTATCTCTTGATGGGAGGAACAGCAAAACGTGTGTGGCTATTTTCTCCCCCTCTTCCCCAGTCTCACAACACCCATCAGCTAATTTTCAGGCTATGGCTCTCTCAATAACAGACTACCTACATAAGCAATTAGATATGATAGTTTACCTTTCTACTTAGCAGTAACTCATTTTTGTCTAGGAAATGTAGGAGTCTTTAATGAAGTTGTGATACTTGAAGGTAGAGCTTGAAGAATGAATTTTCCAGACAGaagattaaaaaattgaattcagaTATAAGGACAAATACGTGGAAAAGCACAGAGTTTTAGAGAGAATGACAGGCTTTGGTACAGTGAGAAACCAGCATGACTTGTGGGTTAGATCATGGAGCGGAAATGTTGGGGACAAGGGGTTAGATcatggaggggaaatgtgggggaCCAACAGGCTGGAGGAGtcttctaatatccagaatttttcTTTGCAAAGTGGTGTGGTGAGGGGAGACTCAGTTACCCAGTTCCATTCAAGAATATGTATTTAGTTTACAAGGGGCAGTAAGGTAGCATTTCTGTTAGGAAAAGGCATTTTTCTCCCCAGAAAGGGAAATCTGAACAAATTACAAGTTCTACGAATTACAGAATACTGGTACGTAGCCGAGGCTCTATAGAGGTTCAGGTGACAGGAATTTCATCATCACAAGGGCATAACAGAAGAATGAGCTGGAACCTGGGAAACAAGAAAGAGCCCAGTAGTCTGCACAGGTCAAGTCATCAAAGAATCAGAGATATAGGTGACTGTCTGGGAGTTCAGGAAATACGACATCAATCAGTCAGCTGGCCAGATGGTTCTATCCCAGCACTTCCTGTCTCAGAAAGAGCAAAGGAAGTGAGGCATCATGAAGACTGCGGGTGGCAGAAATCAATGTGATTGATGAAAGCAGACAGAGGAAAAGGCAACGTTAAAGTGATGACAAAATTCTTTATCAATCTGGCACATTAGTTACTACTATAACTCAAAAGGAAATCAACTTTGGGCTACATTTGCAACTCTGTGAAAAATGGATGAACTAAACGCCATAAATTAATGACATCAAGTAAGActacttttatcttttatttcttaaagatggTAAAACAGGTTAAGTGACCTGGAATGCCACAGCTGAAAGTGTTATTTTGTATCTTTCTGCTTGAATAAATGGAAGCATTATCAGCTTCCATTTGTTCATATCCACCTAACACTGTCTTCTATTTCCCCAATTCAAAGTATGTTTAAATGAATCATGTATTCTTTGAATTACAGTATATATGCTGACCgttgtttttagttgaaaatctattatttaaaaatcgatttagtaatttgttttctttgtttcagagGACCTTATCATGTCCTTCACCGTATCCATGGCAATCGGGCTGATACTTGGAGGATTTATTTGGGCTGTGTTCATTTGTCTGTCTCGAAGAAGAAGAGCCAGTGCTCCCATCTCACAGTGGAGTTCAAGCAGGAGATCTAGGTCTTCTTACACCCACGGCCTCAACAGAACTGGATTTTACCGCCACAGTGGCTGTGAACGTCGAAGCAACCTCAGCCTGGCCAGTCTCACTTTCCAGCGACAAGCTTCCCTGGAACAAGCAAATTCCTTTCCAAGAAAATCAAGTTTCAGAGCTTCTACTTTCCATCCCTTTCTGCAATGTCCACCACTTCCTGTGGAAACTGAGAGTCAGCTGGTGACTCTCCCTTCTTCCAATATCTCTCCCACCATCAGCACTTCCCACAGTCTGAGCCGTCCTGATTACTGGTCCAGTAACAGTCTTCGAGTGGGCCTTTCAACACCGCCCCCACCTGCCTATGAGTCCATCATCAAGGCGTTCCCAGATTCCTGAGTAGGgtgcttttggtttttgtttctttcttgtcttgTGTTTTATTGAAAGGAAATCATAAATAGGCTAAACAGAATTTTGAGGGCATGGCCCAGATAACTCATGAGTTCCAAGTTGAAACATGGTTATGCAAGTTGGACATTACAACGtaaaacacattttcttcaaACACGTTTTcccttttgtttcaaaaaatgtaatattttccccCAAgggttttatatttatgtattttatattcaaTGTGAGGCTTATTAAAAATAGTGATTCTAATGTAAGAATCAGCTAAgatgcattatatatattttaattaaaattaaaactttagatATTTGTGGATTACAATCCTCATTTACTTCCAATGTgactagaaagagaaaaaaaatcactgtgtcactttaaacaaaaatctaaggaatttggattttacTTTCTTTAGAATGACAAGTGAATCATGTTGACATTTTAcaatcttggattttttttttttcttttgagacagggtcttcatccatagcccaggctggatttgCAGTAGAATGAtcaggactcactgcagcctctatctcccaggctcaagtaatcctcccatcttagtgccccaagtagctgggactataggggtgcactaccatgcccggctaatttttttgaattttagtagagatgaagtctcactgtgttgcccaggctcatctcaaactcctaaactcaaatgatcttcctgccgtggcctcccaaagtgctagaattataggcatgagccaccatgcctggccaatcttGGATTTTTAACGGAATATGTGGGCACAAAATGACAGAACATAGGACATTCTAAAGTTCCTTGATTTTATCATTATGAGAAGTGTGGGACTCAAGCACAGGAAACTGAACTCTTTTGGTGTCTTTGGATGTTTCATTTTTGACACTAATTTTTTCTGGACAAATTCTTTATGTGTTTTTCCCAAGAATAGTTATCTACTTCCTTGAGGCAAAATCCTTGGATGTACTAACACGATGATTTACCTTTTCTTCACTGTTGTCGTTACGTTGTTGGAAAAGCAACAGGAAAAAATCTAATTCATTTGGCCTAAAAACAAGCCTCAAGTTTAAAACCAAGCTCACATTTTTCTTAAgggaaaaattttctttcttaaacttaCATCTAGCAACTTGGAAAGCACTTTCTCTGGGGATCTTCTTTTGTAACTTCACAGACAAATAAGGATGAGTCACTGGGGAGAGAGTTTGTTATTGAAATAGATGTTGCCCATGAAGAATTCTCCTTCCTGGATTGACTCTTAATCATCAGGCATCATTCCTGGTTTGCTTCTCTACGAATCTCAATTCCAACTTCTCTGCAGAGTCTTTGTACAGTGATTAAGCCCTGCCAGATGGTCTTTGGTGCACACAGTTATTTAAGAATCCACTTCCACAGGTGGCTGCCCTTGTAAGGAAGAATGCATCCCTAAATGTGGGCACCAGAGAGCTCCAGTGGGCAGATGTCTGTGGCTGCCCTTCTCATTTAAGGACATGAGTTCACTGGAGTATTACTCAAAAAGTGTGTGGTTCATTTCCAGTATTGTGAATATTTAGTTTATGTGGTCGTTTCTTTGAACACTGGGATTTTCAGTGAAAAAGTACCCTCGTTTTCATTTCCTATTGCAGTGGTCACAGCTAATAGTGTCTGAACATGGTTCAAGAATAAGAGATTCCATGTagcatttactttattattttcatttcccttatATTATCCATCATTCCTTAAGGACCATTATTCTTAGTAATGCTTGTAGAAAATGTTCTCTAATTAAACATGCCAGAAGGAAAGAGTAAGGGAAAGAGGGagcaagaagaaaatggaagaaaaagggaaaaaagctaACTGGATAACCAATTTGTTATAAGTTggttttcaacaaataaatttagCAGCCAAGTAAGATTTCAAGGGAATATTAACTTGGtatcaaggctttttttttttttttaaacttgcatGTCATCCTTAATGTCTAACATGAAAAATCAGCAGAGTATGGTTCTTATCAAGAATTTATGTTTGGAGTAAAAACTGCTTTATATCTCCCAAATTAGGAAGAGAAGAGCAGAAATCCTCTGGGGCATTTAACCATCTGGCAGAATTGTTGCTGCACCCTTATCCCAGTTATAAGACAGTCAAAATGACTATTTCCTAAATATTGTGAgtgtatgaaatgtgaaattaaagCAAAAACTGGAGActtttaatgttgtatttctttaatttgaaatgttttgtggattgtgaaataaaaataaatcgaTGTCAAGTTTTATTCAAAATTCATTTATGAAATAATGCCAACACTGTTCTAAAAAGCAAGGAgtcaagaaattataaaattcagaTTAAATCAGGAAAACAGATTAGATGAAAAATTATATGATAGTATTTGAGCTTattaaaatttgttgaataaGAAAAGTCTCCTTTTTACTTTGGTATTTAAACCTAATCTAGACTATTTGTAAATGAATGGACTGAGACACAAAtcctttttcatataaaaatgtataatggaggaagggaacatcacaaataaattttacaagattttttaaattaatgcagaTGGAAGAAttagtaaattatttatttaaaacatgaacTTAGAGTCTTATCTCATTAGctaaatatataattacagaattatttaattattttatttaaagaataaataatggctgtctaaaaaatagaggaaatttgaaataaatgtttagCAAATCTATGAAATAGAAAAGGGGCACTTTTTAAGAGCCAAAGGGATGaaataaattacaaaggaaaatattaacagttttgattatttaaaaaaatttaaaattctgttcattaaaagataagtttatccaaagtataaaaacaaggaaaaacaaaaaaagaagaaagaagttaaTATAAATATGGCAAAAATGGCCAATATCTTGAAGTTATGATTAGCACACATAAATAGATATGGAAAATACTCAGTTGTAAATAGATAAATTAGTAATGGACCAAAACAAGCAATTCACCAAGGAGAAAAATTAATTGATTTACAAGTTTGTGGTAAAATACTGCATGTTACTACTAAGAAAGTGCCCATGTACATTTAAACAACACTCTAGTAGTTTTTTCTATCATActagctaattattattattatttgaatagagacagtgttttgccaagttgccaggctggtctcaaactcctggcttcaagagatccgcccacctcagcttcccaaagcactgagattacaggtgtgagccaccatgcccggcccacaatagctaattatttatgaaataatgAATCTCCTCACTGCTGGCAAATGTACTAAGAAGGGAGTGCTCCTACATATTTCTGGTGGCAAGGTAAACTGGCATTGCCCTTTTGGAAGGCAGTTTGATGAAATGTATCAGGAGTCTTGCActaggcagatcacgaagtctcCTAGCACCTGCCAGGTACACAGTTTTCTCTGAGAAAAGTGGCGATGAACTTGTATGGAGACCAAGCCTGCTATACTAGCCGTGTGGGACTGGATCAGAGCATTCCGTATCAGATGTGAGTAACCGACCGAACTAGATCTGCCCTGCTTTGCGTGAGAGGGTGGGGATGAAGGAAGAGAATGGGAGAACTGCCACTGAGAGACCTCGAAGGGAAAGGAGAGACTAAAATAACAAAGACCTGGAGTAAAATGGCTGCAGTATCTTTTGAATAAACTTCCATTACTTAAGATTACTCATATCTTTTTATGATGTTACAACTTGAAATAAATTCACCCGAGTACCAGTTCAAAGAATGAgtgatggccaggcgcggtggctcacgcctgtaatcccagcactttgggaggccgaggcgggcagatcacctgaggtcgggagttcgagaccagcctgaccaacaaggagaaaccctgtctctactaaaaatacaaaattagccaggcgtggtggcgcatgcctgtaatcccagctactcaggaggctgaggtaggagaatcgcttgaacctgggaggcagaggttacagtgagccgagattgtgcaatTGCATTGCAgcttgggcaagaagagcaaaactccgtctcaaaaaaaaaaaaaaaaaaaaagaatggctgatGATAAATAGATCCTCACAGTCTAGACACTGGGATAGTTCTACCCTCACCCAGGCAAGTGGGACCCATGCCTCATGGGGCCCCACACTTCAGAATACTTTCTTTGAAGTTTTCTAAATTACAGTTCAGTGTGTAGAACTGGCCAGGACTGGCAATGCCAACTGGACAGGGCACATGAGCCTAGACCAAGACCTGTGTGGATGCTagtccttttttgtctttttcgtctttttctttccctttcaggTGATCTTTGACCCTGTAACTAGCATGTCAGGTCAACCAGCTATCTCAGAAGCTCTCCAGGACTTTTATCTATGCAATCTCTGTGACTGAACCCCAGTTTCAGGAGGACAGCCTGGCAATCAGGTCACTGCTGCTGATGGGAGTGTATTTCTTTCACAGAATCACATGATACTGGACAGCCAGAATGGTACTGACATGCTGATCTGGGGTGACTTTAACTCAGAATGAAGACTCTCTGGGTAATAACTATCTAAGTACTTCTCAactcacttaaaatatttatggaggccgggcgcggtggctcacgcctgtaatcccagcactttgagagggctggagtttgagaccagcctggccaagatggtgaaatcttgtctctactaaaaataaagaaaattagccaggcatggtggcgggtgcctgtaatcccagctactcgggaggctgaggcaggagaatcgcttgaacccgggaggcagaggttgcagtgagccaagattgcaccactgcactccagcctgggcaacagagtgagactccatctccaaaaaaaaaaattatggaacgATCACTATACCTCATTTGTGCCCATgaattttgtaaaacatttttaaccaatttttaaaatacaagataaggccctgcaaaaaatatttatccAGGGCCTCACACACTGTAGCTCTGTCCCTGTGCTGAGATGATACGGGGAGACACAAAGTATGAGCCTAATCTGATTTGAATAGCAAGTCGTCCATACTTTGTTGTGGTAAAATGCTGATCATCTCTCATCCTTGTGGTATAGACATTGTAACCACAGAAGAGCTTAGAATATTGTAGCTATAGCTTGAGAGTGGTTCTGAGAGTTGAAGCCATGCTGGAAGAACAGATTTAATGAGATCTTCACTGTGGTGTAAGTAAAATAGAGAACGGCCATGCAAGTGCACTAGCATATGCAGTGGCTTTTGTAAGGTATGTTGGGGAAAGGATAGATGCTAGTTCCAAAATGCCTGACCAGGAGCTAGAGCTGCAGGGCCAGCAGGTGTCACTACTGCCAATGACAAATCCCTGCTCTCAATGGCTGTCACTCTGACACTACTGAAAAGCTACAGCAGAAATGGACATCTTTATGAACTGTGGGGTTCTCAGAGTGCCAGGGACTCAGGGACTTCATGACTGGGAAGAGTCTTTATTAAAAAACCAGgcttcaggccgggcatggtggctcacgcctgtaatcccagcactttggtagacagagacgggcagatcacttgaggtcaggaattcaagaccagcctggccaacatgatgaaatgccgtctctactcaaaatacaaaaattagccaggcatgatggtgtgggcctgtaatcccagctacttgggaggctgaggcaggagaatcccttgaatctagaaggcagaagttgcagtgagctgagatcatgccattgcactccagcctgggcaacagagtgagactctgtctgaaaaaaaaaaataaatggaaaaagcagGCTTCATAGGTAAGCCTCTGCTTAGCTGAAATAGAGAACAAGACGGCTGAAACTTAAATTAGATTATTGACTACAGTTGGGCAGGAAGAATGGGCAATGGGTGCCATTAAGTAACAGAAGTCAAAAAGCCAAATGGTCAATGGGAATCTGAGAGTATAGGACTGTAAGGTATGATGGGAGTAGCCTAAGGTATTTGTTCAAAGCTGAGGAGcaaattgagggaaaaaaaattcacaaaatgcaTGACAAGGAGTTAATGCTTTTATGTAAACAGCTCGCAGGATCAATGGGAAAAATCGttgtaagaaagaaattaagaaattcactGGTGAAAATGAACATAAAGAAttctaagtagaaaaaaaaacctttaacaaCACTGAAAGTGGAAAAACTAAAAACTCCTATTAAGAATTCACAaaaaggcagggcatggtggctcatgcctataatcccagtactttgggagtgtgaggcaggaggatcacttgagcgcaggagtttgagaccagcctgggcaacatagcaagacctcatctctactaaaaatcaaaaaactagccaggcttgtaatcccagctactcgggaggctgtattcccaactacttgggaggttgaggtgagggtatagcttgagcccagggggttgaggcttcagtgagctgtgatcgtgccactgtactctagcctgggtgacagagtgagaccctgtctcaaataaatagataataagtTAATTAAAAAGAATTCACAAAGAATAGCAACAAAATACAGTCAAATTTTGATGATTGACAAGGATATCAAGAATCAAGAACAATATGTGCTTTCCAGCTTAGGGACACAGTGTGATTTGTGGAGAATGAGTTAAGTGGAGAAAACTGTCATGTCTCTGAATATCCAGTTTGGAGAAACACTCATGTTTTGAAGCAATTAGGAATAGAATTTTTCAAATTAAGGAAAAGAACTCTAACAATATCTGAAAACCGCTATAAAAATTCTATGCAAAGCTATAAGGATTGACTCACACTGATGCTAGGTGCAAATGTTCTTTGGAACTTTAATTACACTAATATTATTACTAGGATTGTTAGTTTTGGTTAGTGCTCCAGTGACAAATttccacaggttttttttttcaagtgatttGTCTTTAACCTTATTTTTCTATAAGCTCTGCTATTTTTAGCTCTTGGTTTTGTACAACCTGAGGAATACATATACAGCATCACAGCAAAAACATAAACACCTAAGTCTGTATATGTaagtatgaaaaatttcaaaagttaAATGATTGCTCTTAAATATGAATGTCTTATCACCAAAGTAGCTTGCTGAATGTCTTATCACCAAATCATCAAAGTATAGTGCAGAGAACCAAGCTGAAATCCAAGGTACAGCTGCCACACAATTCAGGAACATTTCGTGGTAGGATGAAATTGGCCACAgttagaaaaacacaaattaaggAAGAAACTGCAGAGTCAAAACTCAGACTGCAGACTCCCCCTGCTTTATCCAGTTGGTGTGCTGAATATTCAAGCCTACATATTTAAACCTTGTGATCTGCTGAGCACCTACACCACAGGTGCTCAACAGACCAAAAGGGTCTGAAGGAAACAAGGGATTCCACCACATTCTAACTGGGCAAATCGCAGACTTGGGTAGATCCAGTGGCCTTTGCAAAGTGTTTTGGGGTAGGGATCCAGACAGAGTCAGGCAAATATCTTCCAGATGGCTCaaactataaaaagtaaaatttaaaagccCCTTTCTTCaacatggaaagaaaggaattaaaCTAACCCTCAGAGAGAGGCAGTAAAATGTAGATGTGCCAATCACATTGAAATTCTTAGTGTAACCAGGCAGCTTAacttcaaaatgcattttaaaacgtatttttctttttcttggatttCAAGATATAACCTTGCAGCAAACTGCAGAAGCATTTTCCTTAGCCTTAAAATAGATTCCATGTTCTACCCTTTCTCACCATATATACCCCTTTCACATTTATCTAACTGTATGCTACTATCTAATTATGTGCCATCTTAGAAGTTCCAAGGGCCAATCTTCAGACAGAAAGTCCAAATCTGGACCCAGGTGCAAAATTCCAGAGATTACTTCAAAGTGGCTAGTCAACAACTTGGCCATTGTCGAAATGACACCAGCCCACGCTCCCCAGTGGACTGAAACCCAAGATAGCCACTGGAACAAGACGCACAGACATTGTACTCTGCACAATTCTTGCGTGCCATCCATTATCAAGTTTTCCCTTTTTAAGCCCTTGCCTTGCCCCTCAAAATTGAAGTGGTTGCTTTGGATGGGAATCTGGCTATGTTTCTATTACTACTTTTGTTTAATAAAATCACTTTCTACCAGACCTTACTCTTGTTAATTGGATTTTGCGAGTGGGAAGCATCCAGACTTGCA includes these proteins:
- the MYCT1 gene encoding myc target protein 1, which translates into the protein MANNTTSLGSPWPENFWEDLIMSFTVSMAIGLILGGFIWAVFICLSRRRRASAPISQWSSSRRSRSSYTHGLNRTGFYRHSGCERRSNLSLASLTFQRQASLEQANSFPRKSSFRASTFHPFLQCPPLPVETESQLVTLPSSNISPTISTSHSLSRPDYWSSNSLRVGLSTPPPPAYESIIKAFPDS